A genomic region of Populus nigra chromosome 11, ddPopNigr1.1, whole genome shotgun sequence contains the following coding sequences:
- the LOC133668258 gene encoding coumaroyl-CoA:anthocyanidin 3-O-glucoside-6''-O-coumaroyltransferase 1-like isoform X2 yields MAHSHPVKVIDHFRVSPPQGSVPTTSLPLTFFDFPWLLCRPMERLFFYEFPYPTLYLTNNILPILKNSLSLTLQHFFPLASNLMCPPSPHKPYILFKDGDSIPFTVVESMLDFDQVIGDHARVDLRELQCFVPRWPPTRVTSDDTRVVPLLALQVAVFPNSGICIGAKFCHVVADGMAFSHFMKSWASIFRSREDSACLEKSIPPSHDRSGIKDPFQLESIFTKDWWNWASSWDYDLGSTPDDQLRDKVGVTFTIGQTHIERLKDLVSIQCMENYPDCRHRLEVKLPATYFGNCLAICYVPAKKSELLGENGIIMAAREIGKKVKELESGVFVGAEKWISKWKEVSEQGRLVTVAGSPKLRAYETDFGWGRPKKTEVPHIYASGSFHLCECRDGGGGVEIGLALPQGQMDVFSGIFEQGKQNLI; encoded by the exons TGTAAAAGTCATTGATCATTTCCGAGTCTCTCCACCACAAGGCTCAGTACCCACCACCTCTCTCCCTCTCACTTTCTTCGACTTTCCATGGCTTCTTTGCCGTCCCATGGAACGCCTTTTCTTCTATGAATTCCCTTACCCTACTCTTTACTTGACGAACAACATCCTTCCTATTCTTAAAAACTCTCTTTCCCTTACTCTTCAACACTTTTTCCCTCTTGCCTCCAATCTTATGTGCCCACCATCACCCCATAAACCCTATATCCTCTTCAAAGATGGTGACTCGATCCCGTTCACTGTTGTTGAGTCAATGCTGGATTTTGACCAAGTCATCGGAGACCATGCCAGAGTCGATCTTAGAGAACTGCAATGTTTTGTCCCCAGGTGGCCTCCCACACGTGTGACATCAGATGACACACGTGTAGTGCCACTTCTTGCCTTGCAAGTAGCTGTGTTTCCGAATTCAGGTATCTGCATCGGTGCCAAATTTTGCCACGTGGTAGCTGATGGGATGGCTTTTAGCCATTTCATGAAATCCTGGGCGTCCATTTTTAGGTCCAGAGAAGACAGCGCTTGCCTTGAAAAGTCAATACCGCCGTCTCATGACAGGTCAGGGATCAAAGACCCATTCCAGCTGGAGTCAATTTTTACGAAGGACTGGTGGAATTGGGCTTCATCTTGGGATTACGATTTGGGATCAACCCCTGATGATCAACTTAGAGACAAGGTTGGCGTCACATTTACGATAGGGCAAACCCACATTGAGAGGCTGAAAGATCTGGTCTCCATTCAATGCATGGAAAATTATCCAG ATTGTAGACACCGTCTTGAAGTTAAACTACCAGCAACATATTTTGGAAACTGTCTAGCAATATGTTATGTTCCTGCAAAGAAGAGTGAGTTACTTGGAGAAAATGGGATCATCATGGCAGCTAGAGAAATTGGTAAGAAGGTCAAGGAATTGGAGAGTGGGGTTTTTGTGGGGGCTGAGAAATGGATATCAAAGTGGAAAGAAGTGTCTGAACAAGGCAGGCTGGTTACTGTTGCTGGGTCACCTAAGTTGCGTGCTTACGAGACAGATTTTGGGTGGGGGAGGCCGAAAAAGACTGAGGTTCCCCATATTTATGCTTCAGGCAGTTTCCATCTTTGTGAATGTAGAGATGGGGGAGGAGGAGTTGAGATTGGCTTGGCCCTTCCTCAGGGTCAAATGGATGTCTTCTCTGGCATCTTTGAACAAGGTAAGCAGAATCTGATTTGA
- the LOC133668258 gene encoding coumaroyl-CoA:anthocyanidin 3-O-glucoside-6''-O-coumaroyltransferase 1-like isoform X1, producing the protein MAHSHPVKVIDHFRVSPPQGSVPTTSLPLTFFDFPWLLCRPMERLFFYEFPYPTLYLTNNILPILKNSLSLTLQHFFPLASNLMCPPSPHKPYILFKDGDSIPFTVVESMLDFDQVIGDHARVDLRELQCFVPRWPPTRVTSDDTRVVPLLALQVAVFPNSGICIGAKFCHVVADGMAFSHFMKSWASIFRSREDSACLEKSIPPSHDRSGIKDPFQLESIFTKDWWNWASSWDYDLGSTPDDQLRDKVGVTFTIGQTHIERLKDLVSIQCMENYPGQVHVSTFVVACAFTWVNLIKSQEKEASDLLDNDKVYYFVFVADCRHRLEVKLPATYFGNCLAICYVPAKKSELLGENGIIMAAREIGKKVKELESGVFVGAEKWISKWKEVSEQGRLVTVAGSPKLRAYETDFGWGRPKKTEVPHIYASGSFHLCECRDGGGGVEIGLALPQGQMDVFSGIFEQGKQNLI; encoded by the coding sequence TGTAAAAGTCATTGATCATTTCCGAGTCTCTCCACCACAAGGCTCAGTACCCACCACCTCTCTCCCTCTCACTTTCTTCGACTTTCCATGGCTTCTTTGCCGTCCCATGGAACGCCTTTTCTTCTATGAATTCCCTTACCCTACTCTTTACTTGACGAACAACATCCTTCCTATTCTTAAAAACTCTCTTTCCCTTACTCTTCAACACTTTTTCCCTCTTGCCTCCAATCTTATGTGCCCACCATCACCCCATAAACCCTATATCCTCTTCAAAGATGGTGACTCGATCCCGTTCACTGTTGTTGAGTCAATGCTGGATTTTGACCAAGTCATCGGAGACCATGCCAGAGTCGATCTTAGAGAACTGCAATGTTTTGTCCCCAGGTGGCCTCCCACACGTGTGACATCAGATGACACACGTGTAGTGCCACTTCTTGCCTTGCAAGTAGCTGTGTTTCCGAATTCAGGTATCTGCATCGGTGCCAAATTTTGCCACGTGGTAGCTGATGGGATGGCTTTTAGCCATTTCATGAAATCCTGGGCGTCCATTTTTAGGTCCAGAGAAGACAGCGCTTGCCTTGAAAAGTCAATACCGCCGTCTCATGACAGGTCAGGGATCAAAGACCCATTCCAGCTGGAGTCAATTTTTACGAAGGACTGGTGGAATTGGGCTTCATCTTGGGATTACGATTTGGGATCAACCCCTGATGATCAACTTAGAGACAAGGTTGGCGTCACATTTACGATAGGGCAAACCCACATTGAGAGGCTGAAAGATCTGGTCTCCATTCAATGCATGGAAAATTATCCAGGTCAAGTGCATGTATCGACATTTGTGGTAGCATGTGCCTTTACATGGGTTAATTTGATAAAGTCACAAGAGAAGGAGGCAAGTGATTTACTTGATAATGACAAGGTTTACTACTTCGTTTTTGTGGCAGATTGTAGACACCGTCTTGAAGTTAAACTACCAGCAACATATTTTGGAAACTGTCTAGCAATATGTTATGTTCCTGCAAAGAAGAGTGAGTTACTTGGAGAAAATGGGATCATCATGGCAGCTAGAGAAATTGGTAAGAAGGTCAAGGAATTGGAGAGTGGGGTTTTTGTGGGGGCTGAGAAATGGATATCAAAGTGGAAAGAAGTGTCTGAACAAGGCAGGCTGGTTACTGTTGCTGGGTCACCTAAGTTGCGTGCTTACGAGACAGATTTTGGGTGGGGGAGGCCGAAAAAGACTGAGGTTCCCCATATTTATGCTTCAGGCAGTTTCCATCTTTGTGAATGTAGAGATGGGGGAGGAGGAGTTGAGATTGGCTTGGCCCTTCCTCAGGGTCAAATGGATGTCTTCTCTGGCATCTTTGAACAAGGTAAGCAGAATCTGATTTGA